A stretch of Porites lutea chromosome 5, jaPorLute2.1, whole genome shotgun sequence DNA encodes these proteins:
- the LOC140939148 gene encoding uncharacterized protein translates to MGSSYISASSGVTVLQRLTYDLNHIKIYSLLFSQIPSVMTGPQSDLCLKDGVRLLSGLIIGMDVAEAYLNGTSSFPPQFLHGNKLGSPARYQDLSREMAVLKSQMRELVIIIGNNMFSSSAHVVSV, encoded by the exons ATGGGAAGCTCCTACATTTCAGCCTCTTCAGGAGTGACG GTATTGCAGAGGTTGACTTATGACTTGAATCATATCAAAATCTACTCTTTATTGTTTAGTCAAATTCCAAGTGTCATGACTGGTCCACAGTCTGATCTGTGCTTGAAGGATGGTGTTCGCCTCTTGTCAGGTCTCATTATTGGTATGGATGTGGCG GAAGCCTACTTAAACGGTACTTCTTCATTTCCGCCCCAGTTCCTTCATGGGAATAAGCTTGGCAGCCCAGCTCGGTACCAGGACCTCAGTCGTGAAATGGCAGTGCTTAAAAGTCAAATGAGAGAACTGGTCATTATTATTGGCAATAATATGTTTTCCAGCTCAGCGCACGTCGTTAGTGTATAA